Below is a genomic region from Fusarium oxysporum Fo47 chromosome VIII, complete sequence.
CCGGTTCCGGCTCGATGGGACGATCATCACGGCGGCGATCTCGGCTGCGACTGCGGCTGTGTCGACGACGCTCCGACATGGAGGGATTTCGCGATGGTGGGTTTGACACATACTCTGGTGGATCCTGGGCCTGAAGTCGATCAAATTGTTCAGGATCGCTGGGGTCAATGGCTGGCACTGGCAATccgctcttcttcaagttcTTGCGTCCTTCCTCACGCAAGTGTTGCTCAAGAAGTGCAGCATTGCGAGTATTGGCTTTGAAAGCCGCGTCGACTATGTCTCCAGCAAAGGGCACAATTCCAATGAcaaagtcgatgatgatattgaacATCATCCTGGACTTGACAGAGGTTGGCAGCCCACCATCGATCTTCATGCAGGTCCTCATAACCAAAAGGGCAAGCAACATATCCAAAACGTCACCAATTCTATAAAGTCCATGTTAGCTTCGATGGAAACCCAAGTTGGGATTGGAGATCAAACTTACGCAGGGATTAATCCCAAAACGCTACCCCAGCCAAATCGGATGCCGCAGCAACTGAAAAGAGCCAGGTCGAGACGGTAAGCTCGGCGCTTGACCTTGGTCAAAACCTTGCCATCATTTTCGGAAATGCCTGGAGGAAGAGCCTTCTTTCGCTTTTTAACTTTGCCAGTAGGCGTTCCATCTAGGCGAGTAGCTGGGACATGCTCAAAGTAGGGATCCTGTGAATGAAGCGTTAGTTTGCCGGGTCTAAACAATAGGTTGAGTCGATGCTTTCGTACCTCAGTTCCAAATTTGTTCTGGACAGTCTCtcccaagatcttcttggtgaCGAGCTTTGCGACAAGTGATGCCATGTTTTATAGCAAGAGCAGCACTTCGCTTAAAGAAGTCGTTGGTCTTCTTAATATTGCTGAAGCGACGAGCTTGGCAGAGGCGGGAGTATGATCAAAGACAAGACCACTCCACTAACAAGAAATGTATGTCACTGCTTGAAATCCCGAGACGAAGATTGGGCGAGCCAAGACAATGAGAGGGTGCTtctcttattaaataaggaGAGGACAAGGTCATGAAAGAATGACCACTCTTTGTGCTTGTAGTGACTTTCCTGTGCGACTGGTCGGTCAATTACCTGTTTTCAAGTATTTATGATGTCCATGGTGAGGGAGCCCAGTCGGTGCTGTGACCGATGATGTAATATTGGCGGCCACCCGAACTTCTGGAACCTACAGAACTGCAGCAAGTCAGCCCCTGCAGTCTAGAAGCATTCATGCGTAGACTTTAGCTCAGCAAAACCGGTTAAACCACTGCTGCAATGCCGATCATGCACATGCGCTGGCACATTTTTCAGTGGCGATTGAGCATTACCTCTGAAACGTCCATGCAACTCTAGACGGGAGGGAACCTGTTAGGAAAAACTGAGTTGGACGATCATGAACGGTGTTGCACCGCCACAGCCATCGAGCTATTCTGTGGCGAGTGATCGCAATCGTGGCTCAGCAGCTAGCTCCCTCTGACTTGGAGACTGGGCTCCATCTCACGAAGCACTGGACCTGCCTGAAAGCGGGCACCTCAGCCAAAGGCAGGGTACCTAAGGCGCGAATGAGAATGGGTCTTTGACCTCGCTGGTCTCATTGCGATCCAATGCTATCAGTCCAAACCtgacaacaacaccaacaacaaatCACATCCGAAATCCACCATCTCGGCCTTTGCATTGCCGCCTCGACCCCGCGTGTCCTCAAAGAGACGTTGCATTCTACTGAGACTCGTTCACATTCACTTCGTACAGCGTTCCTATCTTCGGTAGCTTCTCGAGTGACCTAGctttcctctccctcttcgACCACCGCTCGCGTCTTTTCGCTTGTCGCAGTCGTTCCTCTGCATTATCTTGGCTTTCGCACTTCAATCATGGTCAGCTTGCCTTCGCAGCTACGTTCGCATTATCGTCTCGCAAAGTCTTGAAAAGGCGTCAACAAACATAAGAGAAAAACAATAACCGAATATTAAATACATTTACCATAGCATGAGCCGTGTGActccaacatcaccatcatgTCTGGATCACAAATGCAGTTAGAGGATTGTATGTGTTGGTGGGTGCTGCGCGGTTGCGAGCAAGGACTAACGCAACCAACCTAGGGCTGGACGACCTCTGCGTccgcttcatcatcaaccttcCCCAGGAGGATCTCTCCTCCGTCGCTCGAATATGCTTCCAGGTCGAAGAAGCCCAGTGGTTCTACGAGGATTTCATCCGTCCACTTGACCCGACTCTGCCGTCCATGACCCTGCGAACTTTTTGTCTACGAATCTTCCAGCATTGTCCCTTATTGGCCAGCTTTTCTGTCGAGAATCATACCAAAGCGTTTGAGGAGTTTTTGGAGTACAAGACTCGTGTTCCTGTACGAGGTGCTATCATGCTGAACGAGGCCATGGATTCGACAGTCCTGGTCaagggatggaagaaggGAGCCAACTGGAGCTTCCCACGAGGAAAGATCAATAaggacgaggatgatctGGATTGCGCCGTTCGTGAGGTATATGAAGAGACCGGTTTGGACCTTCGAGCTGCTGGCCTGGTACCCACCGAACATAAACCAAAGTACATTGAGATCTCGATGCGCGAACAGCATATGAGGCTTTACGTCTTTCGAGATGTCCCAATGGACACCGTATTTGAACCCAAGACCAGGAAAGAAATCAGTAAAATCCAGTGGTATAAGCTATCGGAACTACCAGCCTTCCGCCGCAAGAATGGCCAAGCGAACGATGCCAACACTGCACCTAATGCTAACAAGTTTTATATGGTGGCGCCGTTCTTGGTGCCGCTGAAGAAATGGGTTATGGcgcagaagaagattgaaGCAAGGAGAGCCGCAAACAGCTCACAAGGTTATGGACCTATCAGCGAAGCCCAATACGAAGACGAAGCATGGAACGATACTGGCGCCGAAACTACGGACCAAGGCCCGGCGATAGAGACGCTCGCAGGCGCCACACAGGAGTTACAACGTTTGTTGAAGGTGCAACCTCCCACTCAAGGATTGCAAGGCGTTTCTGCTCCGGCTCTGGCTCAACAAGATAAAGGAAGTGCATTACTTTCTATCCTCCAAGCCAAAGACGGCCCTCCTAACGCCATGCCGCAGGCTGGTGCTCACTATCCTCAGACTCCTCTTGATCACACAGTTACCAAcgctcctcaacctcatACACCGCATCACCATAATCTTCACCAGATGCCATCCACAAATACTCAGCAGCCACCGCCGCCATTCCCGTACGCGCCTAACCAAGGTGCTCACTGGAACATGGGACTAGGACAGCAGGTTGGCAATCTTCAGCTATATAATCAGCAATACTCTATCCAGGAGGGTCAGTATAAGAGCAACCAGGCTCCTCTGGTACATCCTCAGCCATTGCCCCCCCAGGTAGAAAGGGCTGTTTTCAACAGGAGTGTATTCCAGGACGTTAATCAACCCAGCTACAACCCCGTGCCTGGTCAGTTCCTTAATCAGCAGCAAGCGCAATATGGCCACCCCGGCCAGATGCCTCAGCAACCTCTCAATGCACCTGGGCAGCCGAGACCACAACCTTTGAACGGCCAGTCCATGGCCCTCCTGAATGCTTTCAAGGGCAGTAATACCGCGCCACAGGTACAGCAGAagcctcaacaagctccGTTCCCTCCTGGCTTCCCAGCACAGAGCCAAGGACCCATGTATAGTAACCTAGGCGGAGCACAAGCGCAACAAGTTCCTCAGCAAGTCCCTCATGCGGCCGGCCCTGTGGGAGGCCAAGACCGCTCTGGGCCAAGTCCTAAGGAGCTGCCAGGCTCAAAGGTTGGGCCACCTGCCGACAATCACCGTTCTGCTCTGCTAGGCATGTTTCGCAAGGACGACCAGAATCCGTCCCCTGCACAAGGACCCCAGCCCGCTGGACAGCCTGCTCCTGGCAGTATGATGAGTGAACTTCTGCGTTCAGTTGGCGGAGACAATTTCAGGGCCAATATTCCCCAACAAGCCCCCGCTGATCCCAACCCGCTTCCGTCAATGGATGGCCTATCACTACAACAACGGCCTACTCAAACCGGTACACCTGGATCTCACGGAACAGCGGATTATTCGCAACAATATGGTGCCCAAGCACATGCACCAGCTGCCTCGCAGCCTACTCAGCCTATCCGTATTCTTCAGCGAGGTCAGGGCGAACAATTATTTGGCATCGGTGGAGCATCCGCATCTCCTCAGACTTCTTTTGCCTCGCCAAGTGGATTGTCTAGCCACTTGCAGCCTGCAGGTGCTGGCATCAGCCCCAGCATTGCACAAGCATTCCCTGCTGTAAATCGTCGTCGCGAGTCTGGTCCCGCTCAGAAGAGAGAACTGCTGTCACTCTTTGGCAAGCAGCCATCCCCTGCTAGTTTGGAGGcagccaagggcaaggaggTCATTGCTGGAACGCCTAGGTCTCGTCTTGCTTCTTTGGCCTCTGGAGTTGAAGACCCTGCCGGCCCGCCTTCTCGTCGTGGTAGTCAGACGCCCATCTCGCCAGCCGAACGCACGTTTTTGCTGGACTACTTACAGTCTGTCACCAAGAATGCTAACCATTAAGGGATTTGTGGAGAAGTGATTTGATGTGTACTATTTGTTATTTATAGGAACAGGGGAGCATTGCAACGGAGCCTTGTGTGGGATACTATAGTTTTGGCAAACAATGAGCTAGCGTAGGTATCTAATTGCTAAGCGATCGTTATCGCCACTTTGTTTGGCCTGGACTGTTATCCGATTTGAGATGTTTGTGGTGCTGATTCATGCTGTGTGGGCGGCTGCTCTTTCGCATGTCTATATGGAAGACCCATGCTCAGACTTGGCTGATCTCACCAGCCCAGACCTCCTAATTCGACCAATGGATCTTGATCTGATCCTTGACATGCTCTTAGTACCCAGGTCCGTATGTGTATATGTGCGAGTAGTATTGAATACCAGTAGCAGCCATGAGGGATGCTTTAGTTGACCACCCTGC
It encodes:
- a CDS encoding uncharacterized protein (domain of unknown function-domain containing protein), with amino-acid sequence MASLVAKLVTKKILGETVQNKFGTEDPYFEHVPATRLDGTPTGKVKKRKKALPPGISENDGKVLTKVKRRAYRLDLALFSCCGIRFGWGSVLGLIPAIGDVLDMLLALLVMRTCMKIDGGLPTSVKSRMMFNIIIDFVIGIVPFAGDIVDAAFKANTRNAALLEQHLREEGRKNLKKSGLPVPAIDPSDPEQFDRLQAQDPPEYVSNPPSRNPSMSERRRHSRSRSRDRRRDDRPIEPEPARVRESRGFFGRSRAQPHDIETGEAERGSRSQRSQRRDRDRR